One region of Hymenobacter sediminicola genomic DNA includes:
- a CDS encoding sensor histidine kinase: MNEQHPALLPLHRRPKELLRLLGILLLIAAVISVTMDLAAWGNLPDMLLNFIITFAYTAGLWLVNGYAVEWLNSRADWTRQPARRFLFTLAASLVASMVVILVVNGTFHVLYLRQPVRMIFAARMWPQYAFPLIITGVVSLFLHSRSFLQHWREAAIRAERVEKENAVARLDSLRRQVDPHFLFNSLNALTSLVEEDPSRAVRFIRQLSQVYRYVLDSQEQEVVSVAEEMRFVESYLFLQRTRLGEGLSVELKLPPAAALETLLVPPLAVQLLLENALKHNATSQRDPLRITVELDAAARRLTVRNTLRYRRVPEGESTGLGLQNLQARYAFLTSELVVVVKTETEFIVTLPLLELE, translated from the coding sequence ATGAACGAACAGCATCCCGCGCTTCTGCCCCTGCACCGCCGTCCGAAAGAGCTGCTCCGGCTGCTAGGCATTCTGCTGCTGATAGCGGCGGTGATAAGTGTGACCATGGATCTGGCGGCCTGGGGCAATCTGCCGGATATGCTGCTCAATTTCATCATCACCTTTGCCTACACGGCCGGGCTGTGGCTGGTGAACGGCTACGCGGTAGAATGGCTCAACTCCCGCGCCGACTGGACGCGGCAGCCTGCGCGCCGCTTTCTGTTCACGCTGGCTGCCTCGCTGGTGGCCTCCATGGTGGTGATTCTGGTGGTGAACGGTACGTTTCATGTGCTGTATCTGCGCCAGCCGGTTCGGATGATATTTGCCGCCCGCATGTGGCCGCAGTATGCGTTTCCGCTGATTATAACGGGGGTTGTGTCGTTGTTTCTGCACAGCCGCTCATTCCTGCAGCACTGGCGCGAGGCGGCCATCCGGGCCGAACGGGTGGAAAAGGAAAACGCCGTGGCCCGCCTCGATTCGTTGCGCCGCCAGGTAGATCCGCACTTCCTGTTCAATTCCCTGAATGCCCTGACTTCGCTGGTAGAAGAAGACCCCAGCCGCGCCGTGCGCTTCATCCGGCAGCTCAGCCAGGTCTACCGCTACGTGCTCGATAGCCAGGAGCAGGAAGTGGTATCGGTGGCGGAGGAAATGCGCTTCGTGGAGTCGTATCTGTTTCTGCAAAGAACCCGGCTGGGCGAGGGGTTGAGCGTGGAGCTGAAGCTGCCTCCTGCGGCTGCGTTGGAAACACTGCTGGTGCCCCCGCTAGCCGTGCAACTACTGCTCGAAAACGCCCTCAAGCACAACGCCACATCCCAGCGCGACCCACTGCGCATCACGGTGGAACTGGATGCTGCCGCGCGCCGCCTCACAGTACGCAACACCTTGCGCTACCGCCGCGTGCCCGAAGGCGAATCGACGGGCCTTGGCCTGCAGAACCTGCAGGCACGCTATGCTTTTCTGACGAGTGAGTTGGTGGTAGTAGTCAAAACCGAAACCGAGTTCATCGTAACATTACCGCTGCTGGAGCTGGAATAG
- a CDS encoding SusC/RagA family TonB-linked outer membrane protein encodes MPHNYLARASRLCATGLPVLLLSSSAFAQSQTISGSVTDDQGQALPGATVVVKGTTNGTSTDAQGAYTISAPSDAVLLVTYIGFLTREVPVEGKTQLNLRLTPDAKQLNEVVVTALGIKREQKALGYATQTIGGDALLEARPNNFSQALSGKVAGLNLISSGSGPVNSTRISLRGDNSLNPNGNNALIVLDGVPMNSGLTSSGVGSAYGAGSGNDVPVDFGNGIADINPDDIASITVLKGASATALYGSRAANGALIITTKTGSRKKKGLGVTVNSNYSVNTVLQWPEYQYEYGQGTGRSFNAAGDMYYSYGASADGANTGGTSSAFGPKFNGQMYYQYDPVTQAQSAERLPWVPYKDNIKGFFRTGSTLTNSVALEGGNETSSARASVTHSKNEWIMPNTGYERLTAALSVNQTIASKLKLAGKVNFTNRTSDNLPATGYNNQSLSYFMIFQNPNVPLDAYRTIWKNGLEQVDQVHPFSTFIDNPYLIAYEMTNAVTTRTTVGNLSATYDLTPKLSLLARSGIAMSQENREMRRPYSTANFQKGYFKQQDISNYEANTDFLLTYHEQLGQHFDLRASMGGNAMYRRYRGTDGVVDGLVIPGVYKLTNGLSNPLLTSTTTARRIHSLYALTSLSFDDKIFVDLTGRNDWSSTLPVQNNSFFYPSISSSFILNELLPMPTSISLAKVRLSAAQVGNDTDPYYTRKYYGRSDFPGAGSVPTTLFNTNFKPEITTSYEAGVEYLMFQGRIGADVTVYQNTTRNQILEVPIDPTTGYSRALLNAGEVRNRGVEVVLNARPIDNNAFKWKTTGTWSRNRNKVLSLAEGLTDQQVIGTGGTATLLATVGGTTGDIYGFGFDYSPDGKIIYNKDGLPVQPAAIKYIGRAYADWKGGLLNEFSYKNFRVSVLFDGQYGGIVYSQTHHKMSEQGKLKSTLPGREEGFIIGDGVVKNADGSFSPNTTKVIPAAYYAEYYRRANIESNSFDASYLKLREARLEFNLPAALLARTKALTGATIGLYGRDLAMWTKFPMFDPETAALNGGTILPGVEIGQLPSTRTMGVNLTLQF; translated from the coding sequence ATGCCTCACAACTACTTAGCCCGAGCCTCCCGGCTCTGTGCGACGGGCCTCCCTGTGCTTTTGCTGAGCAGCAGCGCCTTTGCACAATCCCAAACTATTTCGGGCAGCGTAACCGACGACCAGGGCCAGGCCCTGCCCGGTGCCACTGTGGTAGTGAAAGGCACCACCAATGGCACCTCCACCGATGCACAGGGGGCCTACACCATCAGCGCGCCTTCCGATGCAGTGCTGCTCGTGACCTATATCGGCTTCCTGACGCGGGAAGTGCCGGTGGAAGGCAAAACCCAGCTCAACCTGCGGCTCACGCCCGACGCCAAGCAGTTGAATGAGGTGGTCGTAACGGCCCTGGGCATCAAGCGCGAGCAGAAGGCGCTGGGCTACGCTACTCAGACAATTGGCGGCGACGCCCTGCTGGAAGCCCGCCCGAACAACTTTTCGCAGGCCCTATCGGGCAAGGTGGCGGGCCTAAATTTGATTTCGTCAGGCTCGGGTCCGGTGAACTCCACCCGTATTTCGCTGCGTGGCGACAACTCCCTGAACCCCAACGGCAACAACGCTCTGATTGTGCTGGACGGCGTGCCCATGAACAGCGGCCTGACCAGCTCCGGCGTGGGAAGTGCCTACGGGGCCGGCTCCGGCAACGACGTGCCCGTGGACTTCGGCAATGGCATTGCCGACATCAACCCCGACGATATTGCCAGCATTACGGTACTGAAGGGCGCCAGCGCTACAGCTTTGTATGGTAGTCGTGCCGCCAACGGTGCCCTCATCATCACCACCAAAACCGGCTCGCGCAAAAAGAAGGGCCTGGGCGTGACGGTGAACAGCAACTACAGCGTGAACACCGTGCTGCAGTGGCCCGAGTACCAGTATGAGTACGGCCAGGGCACCGGCCGCTCGTTCAACGCGGCCGGCGACATGTACTACTCCTACGGTGCCTCCGCCGATGGCGCCAATACGGGCGGCACCAGCAGCGCCTTCGGCCCCAAGTTCAATGGGCAGATGTACTACCAGTACGACCCCGTAACGCAGGCTCAGTCGGCGGAGCGGCTGCCGTGGGTGCCCTACAAGGACAACATCAAGGGCTTTTTCCGGACGGGCTCCACGCTCACCAACAGCGTGGCGCTGGAAGGCGGCAACGAAACCAGTTCGGCCCGCGCTTCTGTGACGCACTCCAAAAACGAGTGGATTATGCCCAACACGGGTTATGAACGCCTCACAGCAGCTCTGAGCGTGAACCAGACCATTGCCAGCAAACTGAAACTGGCGGGCAAAGTCAACTTCACGAACCGCACCAGCGACAACCTGCCCGCCACCGGCTACAACAACCAGTCGTTGTCGTACTTCATGATTTTCCAGAACCCCAACGTGCCGCTCGACGCGTACCGCACCATCTGGAAAAACGGCCTTGAGCAGGTAGACCAGGTGCACCCGTTCAGCACGTTCATCGACAATCCGTATCTGATTGCCTATGAGATGACCAACGCCGTGACGACGCGGACCACCGTGGGCAACCTCTCGGCCACCTACGACCTCACGCCGAAACTGAGCTTGTTGGCGCGCTCGGGCATTGCCATGAGCCAGGAAAACCGCGAAATGCGTCGCCCCTACAGCACCGCCAACTTCCAGAAGGGCTACTTCAAGCAGCAGGATATCAGCAACTACGAGGCCAATACCGACTTCCTGCTGACCTACCATGAGCAGTTGGGCCAGCACTTCGACCTGCGCGCTTCAATGGGCGGCAACGCCATGTACCGCCGCTACCGGGGCACCGACGGCGTGGTGGACGGCCTCGTGATTCCGGGCGTGTACAAGCTCACCAACGGCCTCAGCAACCCGCTGCTGACCAGCACTACCACGGCCCGCCGCATCCACAGTCTCTACGCCCTCACCTCGCTGTCGTTCGACGACAAGATCTTCGTGGATCTGACCGGCCGCAACGACTGGTCGAGCACGCTGCCAGTGCAGAACAACTCGTTTTTCTACCCGTCCATCAGCTCCAGCTTTATCCTGAACGAGCTGTTGCCAATGCCCACCTCCATTTCGCTGGCCAAGGTGCGGCTGTCGGCGGCGCAGGTCGGCAACGACACCGACCCGTACTACACCCGCAAATACTACGGCCGCAGTGACTTTCCCGGCGCCGGCTCAGTGCCCACCACGCTGTTCAACACCAATTTCAAGCCCGAAATTACGACCAGCTACGAGGCCGGCGTGGAGTACCTGATGTTTCAGGGCCGCATTGGGGCCGACGTGACGGTGTACCAGAACACCACGCGCAACCAGATTCTGGAAGTGCCCATCGACCCGACCACCGGCTACAGCCGCGCCCTGCTGAATGCCGGCGAGGTGCGCAACCGGGGCGTAGAAGTGGTGCTGAATGCCCGCCCCATCGACAACAACGCCTTCAAGTGGAAAACTACCGGCACCTGGTCGCGCAACCGCAATAAGGTGCTTAGCCTGGCCGAGGGCCTCACCGACCAGCAGGTGATTGGCACGGGCGGCACGGCTACGCTGCTGGCCACCGTAGGCGGCACCACCGGCGACATCTACGGCTTCGGCTTCGACTATTCGCCCGATGGCAAAATCATTTACAACAAAGACGGGTTGCCGGTGCAGCCGGCCGCCATCAAGTACATCGGGCGGGCCTACGCCGACTGGAAAGGGGGCCTGCTGAACGAGTTTTCCTACAAGAATTTCCGGGTGAGCGTGTTGTTTGATGGGCAATACGGTGGCATTGTGTACTCGCAGACGCACCACAAGATGAGCGAGCAGGGCAAGCTGAAATCGACACTACCGGGCCGGGAGGAAGGGTTCATCATCGGGGACGGCGTAGTGAAGAATGCCGACGGCTCGTTTTCACCGAACACGACCAAAGTAATTCCAGCCGCCTACTACGCCGAGTACTACCGCCGCGCCAACATTGAGAGTAACTCGTTTGACGCTTCCTACCTCAAGCTGCGCGAAGCCCGCCTCGAATTCAACCTGCCTGCCGCGCTGCTGGCCAGAACCAAAGCCCTGACCGGCGCCACCATCGGCCTCTACGGCCGCGACCTGGCCATGTGGACCAAGTTCCCCATGTTCGACCCCGAAACGGCGGCCCTGAACGGCGGCACCATCCTGCCCGGCGTCGAAATCGGCCAGCTTCCTTCCACCCGCACGATGGGCGTGAACCTCACGCTGCAGTTCTAG